One genomic window of Papaver somniferum cultivar HN1 unplaced genomic scaffold, ASM357369v1 unplaced-scaffold_150, whole genome shotgun sequence includes the following:
- the LOC113336085 gene encoding protein LNK1-like isoform X2, whose translation MTDWSEYQLDEFVWDEFKESGDHIVPHPGNEQINHGTSRDDSCKKRLKSVRNSSDSDIGARDTENKEMSCATVNEARGQMLENHSWSCMLNDSCQTDSTKEMASLGDGNCINGNNNGAKLGNNGASASVNGSLSQFTLDISAANTDMELFGNDHEEKDNAFLSYYGWPDIGNFEDVDNMFRTCDSTFGQGDITTAGDDFSWFPPSSKAIDGSEDALKSGFKSPCSDLSKVKHEEAEFKFMPVTATQVANETDQITAPNDYAVGLQPMDGSDYANLGFSYCNMVDTNVESSVPMEQVNFQEKQLQNHNQIEGKRVDSSSEHLSSGSFQSSRTTEQFSNQVERPSNPSLNASSMMLEEKSHSHQQTLPTSDAHLAVTKQLQNIQDRVGNCSDPDSSCVLEGSSNNSMSTDESSLEATSFRQLNYVMEQLDLRTKLCIRDSLYRLARSAEQRNNFENSNNCFVDGGDRNDAQMTGDTNKSFIFMDIETDTNPIDRSIAHLLFHRPKDPAEGAKFTEFRSIGSTQPMVPGKLVSQEEVPRVMDTKLVYKDRF comes from the exons ATGACAGATTGGTCTGAATATCAG CTTGATGAGTTTGTATGGGATGAGTTTAAAGAGAGTGGTGACCATATAGTTCCTCATCCCGGTAATGAACAAATCAATCATGGTACTTCTCGTGACGATTCTTGTAAGAAGCGGTTAAAATCTGTTAGAAATAGTTCAGATAGTGATATTGGAGCTAGGGATACTGAAAACAAGGAGATGAGTTGTGCAACTGTAAATGAAGCAAGGGGTCAGATGCTGGAAAATCATTCCTGGTCTTGTATGCTTAATGATTCCTGTCAGACTGATTCTACGAAAGAAATGGCTAGTTTAGGTGATGGGAACTGTATTAATGGTAACAATAATGGTGCTAAGCTGGGAAATAATGGTGCTTCTGCTTCAGTTAATGGAAGTCTGTCTCAATTCACACTTGATATTTCAGCAGCAAACACTGACATGGAGCTTTTTGGTAATGACCATGAGGAGAAGGACAATGCTTTTCTTTCTTATTATGGATGGCCTGATATTGGCAATTTTGAGGATGTCGACAACATGTTTAG AACCTGTGATTCTACGTTTGGTCAAGGAGACATAACTACTGCTGGTGATGATTTCTCATGGTTTCCACCATCCTCGAAGGCAATTGATGGCTCTGAAGATGCTCTCAAGTCAGGGTTCAAATCTCCCTGTTCAGATTTGAGCAAAGTGAAACATGAGGAAGCGGAATTCAAATTCATGCCTGTTACCGCTACTCAAGTGGCCAATGAAACTGATCAAATCACCGCTCCCAATGATTATGCTGTGGGTTTACAGCCCATGGATGGTAGTGATTATGCTAATCTGGGTTTCTCATACTGTAACATGGTGGATACGAATGTTGAATCCTCTGTGCCAATGGAACAG GTCAATTTTCAAGAAAAACAGTTACAGAACCACAACCAAATTGAAGGGAAAAGAGTGGACAGTTCTTCGGAGCATTTAAGTAGTGGTTCTTTTCAAAGTTCTCGCACAACAGAACAATTTTCAAAT CAGGTAGAAAGGCCATCCAATCCTTCTCTAAATGCTTCGTCTATGATGCTGGAAGAAAAGAGTCACTCACATCAGCAAACACTACCCACTTCTGATGCTCATCTTGCAGTCACGAAGCAGCTGCAGAACATTCAAGATAGAGTTGGGAACTGTAGTGATCCAGATTCTTCATGTGTACTTGAAGGCTCTAGCAATAACTCCATGTCAACAGATGAAAGCTCTCTAGAAGCCACTAGTTTCCGGCAGCTAAATTATGTCATGGAACAG TTGGATCTCAGAACAAAGCTATGCATCAGAGACAGTTTATACCGCTTGGCAAGAAGTGCAGAGCAGAGAAACAATTTTGAAAACTCAAACAATTGTTTCGTGGATGGTGGTGATAGAAATGATGCACAGATGACTGGAGACACAAATAA GAGCTTCATATTTATGGATATTGAAACAGATACGAACCCGATAGATCGTTCGATAGCACATTTACTTTTCCACAGACCTAAAGATCCTGCTGAAGGTGCCAAATTCACGGAGTTCCGTAGCATA GGGTCTACTCAGCCTATGGTGCCTGGGAAACTGGTTAGTCAGGAAGAAGTCCCTAGAGTGATGGATACGAAGCTGGTGTATAAAGATCGTTTTTAA
- the LOC113336085 gene encoding protein LNK1-like isoform X1: MTDWSEYQLDEFVWDEFKESGDHIVPHPGNEQINHGTSRDDSCKKRLKSVRNSSDSDIGARDTENKEMSCATVNEARGQMLENHSWSCMLNDSCQTDSTKEMASLGDGNCINGNNNGAKLGNNGASASVNGSLSQFTLDISAANTDMELFGNDHEEKDNAFLSYYGWPDIGNFEDVDNMFRTCDSTFGQGDITTAGDDFSWFPPSSKAIDGSEDALKSGFKSPCSDLSKVKHEEAEFKFMPVTATQVANETDQITAPNDYAVGLQPMDGSDYANLGFSYCNMVDTNVESSVPMEQVNFQEKQLQNHNQIEGKRVDSSSEHLSSGSFQSSRTTEQFSNFITEEAGFALLSLKACDTWNLLQQVERPSNPSLNASSMMLEEKSHSHQQTLPTSDAHLAVTKQLQNIQDRVGNCSDPDSSCVLEGSSNNSMSTDESSLEATSFRQLNYVMEQLDLRTKLCIRDSLYRLARSAEQRNNFENSNNCFVDGGDRNDAQMTGDTNKSFIFMDIETDTNPIDRSIAHLLFHRPKDPAEGAKFTEFRSIGSTQPMVPGKLVSQEEVPRVMDTKLVYKDRF; the protein is encoded by the exons ATGACAGATTGGTCTGAATATCAG CTTGATGAGTTTGTATGGGATGAGTTTAAAGAGAGTGGTGACCATATAGTTCCTCATCCCGGTAATGAACAAATCAATCATGGTACTTCTCGTGACGATTCTTGTAAGAAGCGGTTAAAATCTGTTAGAAATAGTTCAGATAGTGATATTGGAGCTAGGGATACTGAAAACAAGGAGATGAGTTGTGCAACTGTAAATGAAGCAAGGGGTCAGATGCTGGAAAATCATTCCTGGTCTTGTATGCTTAATGATTCCTGTCAGACTGATTCTACGAAAGAAATGGCTAGTTTAGGTGATGGGAACTGTATTAATGGTAACAATAATGGTGCTAAGCTGGGAAATAATGGTGCTTCTGCTTCAGTTAATGGAAGTCTGTCTCAATTCACACTTGATATTTCAGCAGCAAACACTGACATGGAGCTTTTTGGTAATGACCATGAGGAGAAGGACAATGCTTTTCTTTCTTATTATGGATGGCCTGATATTGGCAATTTTGAGGATGTCGACAACATGTTTAG AACCTGTGATTCTACGTTTGGTCAAGGAGACATAACTACTGCTGGTGATGATTTCTCATGGTTTCCACCATCCTCGAAGGCAATTGATGGCTCTGAAGATGCTCTCAAGTCAGGGTTCAAATCTCCCTGTTCAGATTTGAGCAAAGTGAAACATGAGGAAGCGGAATTCAAATTCATGCCTGTTACCGCTACTCAAGTGGCCAATGAAACTGATCAAATCACCGCTCCCAATGATTATGCTGTGGGTTTACAGCCCATGGATGGTAGTGATTATGCTAATCTGGGTTTCTCATACTGTAACATGGTGGATACGAATGTTGAATCCTCTGTGCCAATGGAACAG GTCAATTTTCAAGAAAAACAGTTACAGAACCACAACCAAATTGAAGGGAAAAGAGTGGACAGTTCTTCGGAGCATTTAAGTAGTGGTTCTTTTCAAAGTTCTCGCACAACAGAACAATTTTCAAAT TTTATAACTGAGGAGGCTGGTTTTGCACTATTGTCCTTAAAAGCTTGCGACACATGGAATCTTTTGCAGCAGGTAGAAAGGCCATCCAATCCTTCTCTAAATGCTTCGTCTATGATGCTGGAAGAAAAGAGTCACTCACATCAGCAAACACTACCCACTTCTGATGCTCATCTTGCAGTCACGAAGCAGCTGCAGAACATTCAAGATAGAGTTGGGAACTGTAGTGATCCAGATTCTTCATGTGTACTTGAAGGCTCTAGCAATAACTCCATGTCAACAGATGAAAGCTCTCTAGAAGCCACTAGTTTCCGGCAGCTAAATTATGTCATGGAACAG TTGGATCTCAGAACAAAGCTATGCATCAGAGACAGTTTATACCGCTTGGCAAGAAGTGCAGAGCAGAGAAACAATTTTGAAAACTCAAACAATTGTTTCGTGGATGGTGGTGATAGAAATGATGCACAGATGACTGGAGACACAAATAA GAGCTTCATATTTATGGATATTGAAACAGATACGAACCCGATAGATCGTTCGATAGCACATTTACTTTTCCACAGACCTAAAGATCCTGCTGAAGGTGCCAAATTCACGGAGTTCCGTAGCATA GGGTCTACTCAGCCTATGGTGCCTGGGAAACTGGTTAGTCAGGAAGAAGTCCCTAGAGTGATGGATACGAAGCTGGTGTATAAAGATCGTTTTTAA
- the LOC113336085 gene encoding protein LNK1-like isoform X3, which translates to MTDWSEYQLDEFVWDEFKESGDHIVPHPGNEQINHGTSRDDSCKKRLKSVRNSSDSDIGARDTENKEMSCATVNEARGQMLENHSWSCMLNDSCQTDSTKEMASLGDGNCINGNNNGAKLGNNGASASVNGSLSQFTLDISAANTDMELFGNDHEEKDNAFLSYYGWPDIGNFEDVDNMFRTCDSTFGQGDITTAGDDFSWFPPSSKAIDGSEDALKSGFKSPCSDLSKVKHEEAEFKFMPVTATQVANETDQITAPNDYAVGLQPMDGSDYANLGFSYCNMVDTNVESSVPMEQVNFQEKQLQNHNQIEGKRVDSSSEHLSSGSFQSSRTTEQFSNVERPSNPSLNASSMMLEEKSHSHQQTLPTSDAHLAVTKQLQNIQDRVGNCSDPDSSCVLEGSSNNSMSTDESSLEATSFRQLNYVMEQLDLRTKLCIRDSLYRLARSAEQRNNFENSNNCFVDGGDRNDAQMTGDTNKSFIFMDIETDTNPIDRSIAHLLFHRPKDPAEGAKFTEFRSIGSTQPMVPGKLVSQEEVPRVMDTKLVYKDRF; encoded by the exons ATGACAGATTGGTCTGAATATCAG CTTGATGAGTTTGTATGGGATGAGTTTAAAGAGAGTGGTGACCATATAGTTCCTCATCCCGGTAATGAACAAATCAATCATGGTACTTCTCGTGACGATTCTTGTAAGAAGCGGTTAAAATCTGTTAGAAATAGTTCAGATAGTGATATTGGAGCTAGGGATACTGAAAACAAGGAGATGAGTTGTGCAACTGTAAATGAAGCAAGGGGTCAGATGCTGGAAAATCATTCCTGGTCTTGTATGCTTAATGATTCCTGTCAGACTGATTCTACGAAAGAAATGGCTAGTTTAGGTGATGGGAACTGTATTAATGGTAACAATAATGGTGCTAAGCTGGGAAATAATGGTGCTTCTGCTTCAGTTAATGGAAGTCTGTCTCAATTCACACTTGATATTTCAGCAGCAAACACTGACATGGAGCTTTTTGGTAATGACCATGAGGAGAAGGACAATGCTTTTCTTTCTTATTATGGATGGCCTGATATTGGCAATTTTGAGGATGTCGACAACATGTTTAG AACCTGTGATTCTACGTTTGGTCAAGGAGACATAACTACTGCTGGTGATGATTTCTCATGGTTTCCACCATCCTCGAAGGCAATTGATGGCTCTGAAGATGCTCTCAAGTCAGGGTTCAAATCTCCCTGTTCAGATTTGAGCAAAGTGAAACATGAGGAAGCGGAATTCAAATTCATGCCTGTTACCGCTACTCAAGTGGCCAATGAAACTGATCAAATCACCGCTCCCAATGATTATGCTGTGGGTTTACAGCCCATGGATGGTAGTGATTATGCTAATCTGGGTTTCTCATACTGTAACATGGTGGATACGAATGTTGAATCCTCTGTGCCAATGGAACAG GTCAATTTTCAAGAAAAACAGTTACAGAACCACAACCAAATTGAAGGGAAAAGAGTGGACAGTTCTTCGGAGCATTTAAGTAGTGGTTCTTTTCAAAGTTCTCGCACAACAGAACAATTTTCAAAT GTAGAAAGGCCATCCAATCCTTCTCTAAATGCTTCGTCTATGATGCTGGAAGAAAAGAGTCACTCACATCAGCAAACACTACCCACTTCTGATGCTCATCTTGCAGTCACGAAGCAGCTGCAGAACATTCAAGATAGAGTTGGGAACTGTAGTGATCCAGATTCTTCATGTGTACTTGAAGGCTCTAGCAATAACTCCATGTCAACAGATGAAAGCTCTCTAGAAGCCACTAGTTTCCGGCAGCTAAATTATGTCATGGAACAG TTGGATCTCAGAACAAAGCTATGCATCAGAGACAGTTTATACCGCTTGGCAAGAAGTGCAGAGCAGAGAAACAATTTTGAAAACTCAAACAATTGTTTCGTGGATGGTGGTGATAGAAATGATGCACAGATGACTGGAGACACAAATAA GAGCTTCATATTTATGGATATTGAAACAGATACGAACCCGATAGATCGTTCGATAGCACATTTACTTTTCCACAGACCTAAAGATCCTGCTGAAGGTGCCAAATTCACGGAGTTCCGTAGCATA GGGTCTACTCAGCCTATGGTGCCTGGGAAACTGGTTAGTCAGGAAGAAGTCCCTAGAGTGATGGATACGAAGCTGGTGTATAAAGATCGTTTTTAA